TTTTACTCATGAACAAAGTGGACCCAAGTCCGTTTTAGTGATAATGAATCAATCCCAGGAAGGGGCCCAGCCCGGATTCACGTACCGCTGATCTCGGCGGACAGCATCGATCGCGGACATGGCTTCGTCGGTCAGCACGAAGTCGAAGATGCCGAGGTTCTCCACGAGGTGCGTGCGCCGGGCGGCTTTGGGGATTGCCGCCACGCCCTGCTGGACGAGCCAACGGAGCGTCACTTGAACCGGCGTGCGTTCGTACGTTCGGGCGATCCGTAATATCGTGGAATTCCCTGCGACCCGTCCCTTGGCGATGGGTCGGTAAGCCGTGAGCCGCAGCGAGCGTTCGCGCGCGAAGCGCAGAAGCGCCGTTTGATCGAGAAAAGGGTGGTACTCGATCTGGTTCACCCGGACGGGAGCGAGGTCGAGGGCCTGCTTCCATAGAGCCTCGGGGAAGTTGCTGACTCCGATAGCGCGCGTCTTACCGTCTTCGCGGAGCCCTTCCATCGCCTCGATCGTCTCGGCGAGCGGCACGTCATCATTGGGCCAATGGATGAGCAAAAGGTCGACATAATCGGTAGCGAGCCGTCTCAGGCTCTCCTCCACGCTCCGGTGCACCGCCGCGCGCGTGAGGCTGTCGCGCCAGAGCTTCGTCGTTACGAAAACC
This DNA window, taken from Vicinamibacteria bacterium, encodes the following:
- a CDS encoding aldo/keto reductase, with translation MKLTTEIPLLGLGTWDLRGSECVRTVAEALELGYRHIDTAQMYENEREIGRAIQDSPVDRDAVFVTTKLWRDSLTRAAVHRSVEESLRRLATDYVDLLLIHWPNDDVPLAETIEAMEGLREDGKTRAIGVSNFPEALWKQALDLAPVRVNQIEYHPFLDQTALLRFARERSLRLTAYRPIAKGRVAGNSTILRIARTYERTPVQVTLRWLVQQGVAAIPKAARRTHLVENLGIFDFVLTDEAMSAIDAVRRDQRYVNPGWAPSWD